The proteins below are encoded in one region of Triticum aestivum cultivar Chinese Spring chromosome 1B, IWGSC CS RefSeq v2.1, whole genome shotgun sequence:
- the LOC123136108 gene encoding uncharacterized protein isoform X3, with amino-acid sequence MAEDNSIGSKVDDTSGQPRKLSYQFLKDITNDFDEAQIVGRGAYGTVYKGTCENGEEIAVKVLTNMTGLDNKEFQKEFENLRRLKHQNVVELLGFCNESEEVVVEYDGKTIVAEKMHTALCFEYVRNGSLAQHISDDGCSGLDWQILYKIIKGICQGLEYLRHGLEFPVWHLDLKPANILLDNNMIPKLADFGLSRLLGDENTRKTISPIGTGGYSPPEYVDHRLITKKFDIFGLGVIIAKLMAGRERYSEIDYMTEKVFTKHVHGSWRKKMRETLSPRQLEVYCEQVKICIQIALKCMKRDRQERPTVQSIVSRLEQTEIMIGSLELQTEQFFDGETIHPKGGLQATPPEMAPDTSSARTDDGKTGTTSAERKMWPLQLWKNITNDFSEDRIIRTGAFGTVYKGILEDDEIIAVKKLAENAPLPSDNVFTKEVRNIMALKNENILPLVGYCREGQKKMVQNNGRYIVADIVESVLCYEYLPKGSLAKTLFEVPKKIDWETRFKIIKGVCKGLLFLHSIPIVHMDLKPENILLDNYMRPKIADFGLSRLFGQKQTQMNTQTVIGSYGYIAPEYLYRGEISTMSDIYSLGVLIMETSTGEKNILKQNEPSAREFIKNVRENWTEERIASKYPSLAAVCLNQIKACINIGLECVEIDRRKRPSIEKILDTLNRLPQIDSNNVLSLQPQRINFPIGPKRLTSSSLYLINNRDDRIAFRLETKFPRRCLTKLPLCGVVPPKCTYILTMLMREQKKSPPSNSDDGLILQSSIAHHEDLDSVDPASVAMFLDSIGDEVKEAKVPVACEPLAETISNDQIIDGPNYREVLSVDVHPTEPWILTSNKRGHVCIWNYQTQAEVNSTEVTREPAYSAKIIEREGWFVVGSGDGCIYVYDYNMMEDVEMIEEAHDSHRIMCLAVNPTHSFLLSASDDHNIKLWDWTNGWQCTRTFEGHDDTVTQVMFNPRHSRSFASASLDHGVKIWNIDSGTCNITWDGHSGGLLSVHYHPRYFQQSLICGSSDGAAKIWDLETDSCVDTLQGHEKGISALCWHPELRALVTGSLDGTVRILSWMCHSNTYRLENVIGLNLGAVNALGYLKGLTRIVVGCDQGMALMEINVI; translated from the exons ATGGCAGAGGACAA TAGCATCGGGAGCAAGGTTGATGACACAAGTGGTCAGCCGCGTAAGCTATCGTACCAATTTCTGAAAGATATTACGAATGATTTCGACGAGGCTCAAATAGTTGGCCGTGGTGCATACGGTACAGTTTACAAG GGTACTTGCGAAAATGGTGAGGAGATTGCTGTGAAGGTACTTACGAACATGACAGGACTTGATAATAAGGAGTTTCAGAAGGAGTTCGAGAACCTTAGGAGGCTCAAGCATCAAAATGTTGTTGAGCTGTTGGGTTTCTGCAACGAATCAGAGGAAGTTGTTGTAGAATATGATGGGAAGACAATTGTCGCTGAAAAGATGCATACCGCGCTCTGCTTCGAGTATGTACGTAATGGTAGCCTTGCCCAACATATTTCTG ACGATGGATGCTCGGGACTTGATTGGCAGATACTATACAAAATAATTAAAGGGATCTGTCAGGGTTTAGAATATCTTCGGCATGGGTTGGAGTTTCCAGTATGGCATTTGGACTTGAAACCTGCTAACATATTGCTAGATAATAATATGATTCCAAAGCTTGCAGATTTTGGCTTATCAAGACTCTTAGGTGATGAAAACACAAGAAAGACCATCAGTCCCATCGGTACAGG TGGTTACTCGCCGCCGGAGTATGTAGATCATAGACTAATAACAAAAAAGTTCGATATATTTGGCTTGGGTGTTATAATTGCAAAGTTAATGGCTGGACGTGAACGCTACTCTGAAATTGATTACATGACGGAAAAGGTGTTTACTAAGCAT GTACATGGCAGCTGGAGAAAAAAGATGCGGGAAACATTGTCGCCTAGACAACTGGAAGTATATTGTGAACAGGTCAAGATATGCATTCAGATAGCACTGAAATGCATGAAGCGTGACAGACAAGAAAGGCCCACTGTACAGTCCATTGTCTCTAGATTGGAACAGACAGAAATAATGATAGGTAGCCTGGAGCTGCAGACAGAACAG TTCTTTGATGGGGAAACCATTCACCCCAAGGGAGGCCTCCAGGCTACACCTCCAG AAATGGCCCCTGACACCAGCAGTGCTAGAACCGACGATGGTAAGACAGGCACTACGAGTGCAGAACGGAAGATGTGGCCGCTACAACTATGGAAGAATATTACGAATGACTTCTCCGAGGACCGAATAATTCGCACGGGTGCATTTGGAACAGTTTATAAG GGAATTCTGGAAGATGATGAGATTATTGCTGTGAAGAAACTAGCGGAAAATGCACCGCTGCCAAGTGACAACGTGTTTACTAAGGAAGTTCGAAATATTATGGCTCTAAAAAATGAAAATATACTACCCTTGGTTGGCTACTGCCGGGAAGGACAAAAGAAAATGGTGCAAAACAATGGAAGATATATTGTTGCAGACATAGTTGAAAGTGTACTCTGCTATGAATATTTACCTAAAGGAAGCCTTGCGAAGACTCTTTTTG AAGTACCCAAGAAAATAGACTGGGAGACACGATTCAAAATAATTAAAGGGGTTTGCAAGGGTTTACTCTTTCTACATAGCATTCCTATTGTTCATATGGATCTCAAGCCTGAAAATATATTGTTGGATAATTACATGCGGCCGAAAATTGCGGATTTCGGTCTCTCGAGGCTCTTCGGTCAAAAACAAACACAGATGAATACACAAACTGTCATTGGATCATA TGGATACATAGCTCCGGAGTATCTATACAGAGGCGAAATCTCCACCATGTCAGACATTTACAGTTTAGGCGTACTCATCATGGAGACCAGCACAGGAGAGAAAAATATTCTCAAGCAAAACGAACCGTCTGCAAGGGAGTTCATTAAAAAT GTACGTGAAAATTGGACAGAGGAGCGCATAGCGTCAAAGTACCCGTCGTTAGCTGCAGTTTGCCTGAACCAAATAAAAGCATGCATCAACATTGGACTAGAGTGTGTGGAGATTGATCGGCGCAAGAGACCATCCATAGAAAAAATTCTGGACACGCTCAACAGACTTCCGCAGATAGACTCCAATAACGTTCTCAGCCTGCAACCCCAGAGGATAAACTTCCCTATTGGGCCAAAGAGGTTGACCTCCAGCTCGCTTTACCTAATAAACAACAGAGATGATCGTATTGCCTTCAGGCTTGAAACCAAATTCCCAAGGAGGTGCCTTACAAAGCTTCCATTGTGTGGCGTTGTCCCGCCGAAGTGCACCTACATTCTCACTATGCTAATGCGCGAACAGAAGAAGTCGCCACCGTCGAACAGCGACGATGGTTTGATACTACAAAGCAGTATTGCACACCATGAGGACCTCGACAGTGTCGACCCAGCTTCCGTGGCCATGTTCCTTGACTCCATCGGCGATGAGGTGAAAGAGGCGAAAGTTCCGGTTGCTTGCGAACCACTAGCTGAAACAATCTCTAACGATCAG ATCATAGATGGTCCTAATTACCGGGAGGTGTTGTCTgtagatgtccatccaacagaaccATG GATCTTGACGAGCAACAAGAGGGGTCATGTTTGCATTTGGAACTACCAAACTCAG GCAGAGGTGAACTCCACTGAAGTCACTAGAGAGCCAG CATATTCGGCAAAAATTATTGAACGGGAGGGATGGTTTGTGGTTGGCAGCGGCGATGGGTGCATCTATGTGTACGATTATAACATGATGGAAGATGTAGAAATGATCGAAGAAGCTCATGATAGTCATCGCATCATGTGTTTGGCGGTTAATCCAACTCATTCATTTCTGCTGTCAGCATCTGATGACCACAATATTAAGCTTTGGGATTGGACTAACGGATGGCAGTGTACCCGAACTTTTGAGGGGCACGATGACACAGTCACACAAGTAATGTTTAACCCGAGGCACAGCAGAAGCTTCGCGAGTGCTTCCTTGGATCACGGAGTCAAG ATTTGGAATATTGATTCTGGAACGTGCAACATCACGTGGGATGGCCATTCGGGTGGTCTACTCTCTGTTCATTACCACCCACGGTATTTTCAGCAGTCTTTGATTTGTGGATCTTCAGATGGTGCCGCAAAG ATCTGGGACCTAGAGACGGACAGTTGCGTCGATACGCTCCAAGGACATGAAAAGGGTATCAGTGCTCTTTGTTGGCACCCAGAACTTCGGGCACTAGTTACTGGTTCGCTTGATGGGACCGTGCGAATCTTGAGCTGGATGTGTCATAGCAATACATACAG GCTTGAGAACGTCATTGGATTAAATCTCGGTGCTGTCAATGCTCTTGGATACCTAAAGGGATTAACAAG GATTGTGGTCGGATGCGACCAAGGAATGGCACTGATGGAAATTAACGTGATTTAA
- the LOC123136108 gene encoding uncharacterized protein isoform X2 yields the protein MAEDKSSSIGSKVDDTSGQPRKLSYQFLKDITNDFDEAQIVGRGAYGTVYKGTCENGEEIAVKVLTNMTGLDNKEFQKEFENLRRLKHQNVVELLGFCNESEEVVVEYDGKTIVAEKMHTALCFEYVRNGSLAQHISDDGCSGLDWQILYKIIKGICQGLEYLRHGLEFPVWHLDLKPANILLDNNMIPKLADFGLSRLLGDENTRKTISPIGTGGYSPPEYVDHRLITKKFDIFGLGVIIAKLMAGRERYSEIDYMTEKVFTKHVHGSWRKKMRETLSPRQLEVYCEQVKICIQIALKCMKRDRQERPTVQSIVSRLEQTEIMIGSLELQTEQFFDGETIHPKGGLQATPPEMAPDTSSARTDDGKTGTTSAERKMWPLQLWKNITNDFSEDRIIRTGAFGTVYKGILEDDEIIAVKKLAENAPLPSDNVFTKEVRNIMALKNENILPLVGYCREGQKKMVQNNGRYIVADIVESVLCYEYLPKGSLAKTLFVPKKIDWETRFKIIKGVCKGLLFLHSIPIVHMDLKPENILLDNYMRPKIADFGLSRLFGQKQTQMNTQTVIGSYGYIAPEYLYRGEISTMSDIYSLGVLIMETSTGEKNILKQNEPSAREFIKNVRENWTEERIASKYPSLAAVCLNQIKACINIGLECVEIDRRKRPSIEKILDTLNRLPQIDSNNVLSLQPQRINFPIGPKRLTSSSLYLINNRDDRIAFRLETKFPRRCLTKLPLCGVVPPKCTYILTMLMREQKKSPPSNSDDGLILQSSIAHHEDLDSVDPASVAMFLDSIGDEVKEAKVPVACEPLAETISNDQIIDGPNYREVLSVDVHPTEPWILTSNKRGHVCIWNYQTQAEVNSTEVTREPAYSAKIIEREGWFVVGSGDGCIYVYDYNMMEDVEMIEEAHDSHRIMCLAVNPTHSFLLSASDDHNIKLWDWTNGWQCTRTFEGHDDTVTQVMFNPRHSRSFASASLDHGVKIWNIDSGTCNITWDGHSGGLLSVHYHPRYFQQSLICGSSDGAAKIWDLETDSCVDTLQGHEKGISALCWHPELRALVTGSLDGTVRILSWMCHSNTYRLENVIGLNLGAVNALGYLKGLTRIVVGCDQGMALMEINVI from the exons ATGGCAGAGGACAA GAGCAGTAGCATCGGGAGCAAGGTTGATGACACAAGTGGTCAGCCGCGTAAGCTATCGTACCAATTTCTGAAAGATATTACGAATGATTTCGACGAGGCTCAAATAGTTGGCCGTGGTGCATACGGTACAGTTTACAAG GGTACTTGCGAAAATGGTGAGGAGATTGCTGTGAAGGTACTTACGAACATGACAGGACTTGATAATAAGGAGTTTCAGAAGGAGTTCGAGAACCTTAGGAGGCTCAAGCATCAAAATGTTGTTGAGCTGTTGGGTTTCTGCAACGAATCAGAGGAAGTTGTTGTAGAATATGATGGGAAGACAATTGTCGCTGAAAAGATGCATACCGCGCTCTGCTTCGAGTATGTACGTAATGGTAGCCTTGCCCAACATATTTCTG ACGATGGATGCTCGGGACTTGATTGGCAGATACTATACAAAATAATTAAAGGGATCTGTCAGGGTTTAGAATATCTTCGGCATGGGTTGGAGTTTCCAGTATGGCATTTGGACTTGAAACCTGCTAACATATTGCTAGATAATAATATGATTCCAAAGCTTGCAGATTTTGGCTTATCAAGACTCTTAGGTGATGAAAACACAAGAAAGACCATCAGTCCCATCGGTACAGG TGGTTACTCGCCGCCGGAGTATGTAGATCATAGACTAATAACAAAAAAGTTCGATATATTTGGCTTGGGTGTTATAATTGCAAAGTTAATGGCTGGACGTGAACGCTACTCTGAAATTGATTACATGACGGAAAAGGTGTTTACTAAGCAT GTACATGGCAGCTGGAGAAAAAAGATGCGGGAAACATTGTCGCCTAGACAACTGGAAGTATATTGTGAACAGGTCAAGATATGCATTCAGATAGCACTGAAATGCATGAAGCGTGACAGACAAGAAAGGCCCACTGTACAGTCCATTGTCTCTAGATTGGAACAGACAGAAATAATGATAGGTAGCCTGGAGCTGCAGACAGAACAG TTCTTTGATGGGGAAACCATTCACCCCAAGGGAGGCCTCCAGGCTACACCTCCAG AAATGGCCCCTGACACCAGCAGTGCTAGAACCGACGATGGTAAGACAGGCACTACGAGTGCAGAACGGAAGATGTGGCCGCTACAACTATGGAAGAATATTACGAATGACTTCTCCGAGGACCGAATAATTCGCACGGGTGCATTTGGAACAGTTTATAAG GGAATTCTGGAAGATGATGAGATTATTGCTGTGAAGAAACTAGCGGAAAATGCACCGCTGCCAAGTGACAACGTGTTTACTAAGGAAGTTCGAAATATTATGGCTCTAAAAAATGAAAATATACTACCCTTGGTTGGCTACTGCCGGGAAGGACAAAAGAAAATGGTGCAAAACAATGGAAGATATATTGTTGCAGACATAGTTGAAAGTGTACTCTGCTATGAATATTTACCTAAAGGAAGCCTTGCGAAGACTCTTTTTG TACCCAAGAAAATAGACTGGGAGACACGATTCAAAATAATTAAAGGGGTTTGCAAGGGTTTACTCTTTCTACATAGCATTCCTATTGTTCATATGGATCTCAAGCCTGAAAATATATTGTTGGATAATTACATGCGGCCGAAAATTGCGGATTTCGGTCTCTCGAGGCTCTTCGGTCAAAAACAAACACAGATGAATACACAAACTGTCATTGGATCATA TGGATACATAGCTCCGGAGTATCTATACAGAGGCGAAATCTCCACCATGTCAGACATTTACAGTTTAGGCGTACTCATCATGGAGACCAGCACAGGAGAGAAAAATATTCTCAAGCAAAACGAACCGTCTGCAAGGGAGTTCATTAAAAAT GTACGTGAAAATTGGACAGAGGAGCGCATAGCGTCAAAGTACCCGTCGTTAGCTGCAGTTTGCCTGAACCAAATAAAAGCATGCATCAACATTGGACTAGAGTGTGTGGAGATTGATCGGCGCAAGAGACCATCCATAGAAAAAATTCTGGACACGCTCAACAGACTTCCGCAGATAGACTCCAATAACGTTCTCAGCCTGCAACCCCAGAGGATAAACTTCCCTATTGGGCCAAAGAGGTTGACCTCCAGCTCGCTTTACCTAATAAACAACAGAGATGATCGTATTGCCTTCAGGCTTGAAACCAAATTCCCAAGGAGGTGCCTTACAAAGCTTCCATTGTGTGGCGTTGTCCCGCCGAAGTGCACCTACATTCTCACTATGCTAATGCGCGAACAGAAGAAGTCGCCACCGTCGAACAGCGACGATGGTTTGATACTACAAAGCAGTATTGCACACCATGAGGACCTCGACAGTGTCGACCCAGCTTCCGTGGCCATGTTCCTTGACTCCATCGGCGATGAGGTGAAAGAGGCGAAAGTTCCGGTTGCTTGCGAACCACTAGCTGAAACAATCTCTAACGATCAG ATCATAGATGGTCCTAATTACCGGGAGGTGTTGTCTgtagatgtccatccaacagaaccATG GATCTTGACGAGCAACAAGAGGGGTCATGTTTGCATTTGGAACTACCAAACTCAG GCAGAGGTGAACTCCACTGAAGTCACTAGAGAGCCAG CATATTCGGCAAAAATTATTGAACGGGAGGGATGGTTTGTGGTTGGCAGCGGCGATGGGTGCATCTATGTGTACGATTATAACATGATGGAAGATGTAGAAATGATCGAAGAAGCTCATGATAGTCATCGCATCATGTGTTTGGCGGTTAATCCAACTCATTCATTTCTGCTGTCAGCATCTGATGACCACAATATTAAGCTTTGGGATTGGACTAACGGATGGCAGTGTACCCGAACTTTTGAGGGGCACGATGACACAGTCACACAAGTAATGTTTAACCCGAGGCACAGCAGAAGCTTCGCGAGTGCTTCCTTGGATCACGGAGTCAAG ATTTGGAATATTGATTCTGGAACGTGCAACATCACGTGGGATGGCCATTCGGGTGGTCTACTCTCTGTTCATTACCACCCACGGTATTTTCAGCAGTCTTTGATTTGTGGATCTTCAGATGGTGCCGCAAAG ATCTGGGACCTAGAGACGGACAGTTGCGTCGATACGCTCCAAGGACATGAAAAGGGTATCAGTGCTCTTTGTTGGCACCCAGAACTTCGGGCACTAGTTACTGGTTCGCTTGATGGGACCGTGCGAATCTTGAGCTGGATGTGTCATAGCAATACATACAG GCTTGAGAACGTCATTGGATTAAATCTCGGTGCTGTCAATGCTCTTGGATACCTAAAGGGATTAACAAG GATTGTGGTCGGATGCGACCAAGGAATGGCACTGATGGAAATTAACGTGATTTAA
- the LOC123136108 gene encoding uncharacterized protein isoform X1, which translates to MAEDKSSSIGSKVDDTSGQPRKLSYQFLKDITNDFDEAQIVGRGAYGTVYKGTCENGEEIAVKVLTNMTGLDNKEFQKEFENLRRLKHQNVVELLGFCNESEEVVVEYDGKTIVAEKMHTALCFEYVRNGSLAQHISDDGCSGLDWQILYKIIKGICQGLEYLRHGLEFPVWHLDLKPANILLDNNMIPKLADFGLSRLLGDENTRKTISPIGTGGYSPPEYVDHRLITKKFDIFGLGVIIAKLMAGRERYSEIDYMTEKVFTKHVHGSWRKKMRETLSPRQLEVYCEQVKICIQIALKCMKRDRQERPTVQSIVSRLEQTEIMIGSLELQTEQFFDGETIHPKGGLQATPPEMAPDTSSARTDDGKTGTTSAERKMWPLQLWKNITNDFSEDRIIRTGAFGTVYKGILEDDEIIAVKKLAENAPLPSDNVFTKEVRNIMALKNENILPLVGYCREGQKKMVQNNGRYIVADIVESVLCYEYLPKGSLAKTLFEVPKKIDWETRFKIIKGVCKGLLFLHSIPIVHMDLKPENILLDNYMRPKIADFGLSRLFGQKQTQMNTQTVIGSYGYIAPEYLYRGEISTMSDIYSLGVLIMETSTGEKNILKQNEPSAREFIKNVRENWTEERIASKYPSLAAVCLNQIKACINIGLECVEIDRRKRPSIEKILDTLNRLPQIDSNNVLSLQPQRINFPIGPKRLTSSSLYLINNRDDRIAFRLETKFPRRCLTKLPLCGVVPPKCTYILTMLMREQKKSPPSNSDDGLILQSSIAHHEDLDSVDPASVAMFLDSIGDEVKEAKVPVACEPLAETISNDQIIDGPNYREVLSVDVHPTEPWILTSNKRGHVCIWNYQTQAEVNSTEVTREPAYSAKIIEREGWFVVGSGDGCIYVYDYNMMEDVEMIEEAHDSHRIMCLAVNPTHSFLLSASDDHNIKLWDWTNGWQCTRTFEGHDDTVTQVMFNPRHSRSFASASLDHGVKIWNIDSGTCNITWDGHSGGLLSVHYHPRYFQQSLICGSSDGAAKIWDLETDSCVDTLQGHEKGISALCWHPELRALVTGSLDGTVRILSWMCHSNTYRLENVIGLNLGAVNALGYLKGLTRIVVGCDQGMALMEINVI; encoded by the exons ATGGCAGAGGACAA GAGCAGTAGCATCGGGAGCAAGGTTGATGACACAAGTGGTCAGCCGCGTAAGCTATCGTACCAATTTCTGAAAGATATTACGAATGATTTCGACGAGGCTCAAATAGTTGGCCGTGGTGCATACGGTACAGTTTACAAG GGTACTTGCGAAAATGGTGAGGAGATTGCTGTGAAGGTACTTACGAACATGACAGGACTTGATAATAAGGAGTTTCAGAAGGAGTTCGAGAACCTTAGGAGGCTCAAGCATCAAAATGTTGTTGAGCTGTTGGGTTTCTGCAACGAATCAGAGGAAGTTGTTGTAGAATATGATGGGAAGACAATTGTCGCTGAAAAGATGCATACCGCGCTCTGCTTCGAGTATGTACGTAATGGTAGCCTTGCCCAACATATTTCTG ACGATGGATGCTCGGGACTTGATTGGCAGATACTATACAAAATAATTAAAGGGATCTGTCAGGGTTTAGAATATCTTCGGCATGGGTTGGAGTTTCCAGTATGGCATTTGGACTTGAAACCTGCTAACATATTGCTAGATAATAATATGATTCCAAAGCTTGCAGATTTTGGCTTATCAAGACTCTTAGGTGATGAAAACACAAGAAAGACCATCAGTCCCATCGGTACAGG TGGTTACTCGCCGCCGGAGTATGTAGATCATAGACTAATAACAAAAAAGTTCGATATATTTGGCTTGGGTGTTATAATTGCAAAGTTAATGGCTGGACGTGAACGCTACTCTGAAATTGATTACATGACGGAAAAGGTGTTTACTAAGCAT GTACATGGCAGCTGGAGAAAAAAGATGCGGGAAACATTGTCGCCTAGACAACTGGAAGTATATTGTGAACAGGTCAAGATATGCATTCAGATAGCACTGAAATGCATGAAGCGTGACAGACAAGAAAGGCCCACTGTACAGTCCATTGTCTCTAGATTGGAACAGACAGAAATAATGATAGGTAGCCTGGAGCTGCAGACAGAACAG TTCTTTGATGGGGAAACCATTCACCCCAAGGGAGGCCTCCAGGCTACACCTCCAG AAATGGCCCCTGACACCAGCAGTGCTAGAACCGACGATGGTAAGACAGGCACTACGAGTGCAGAACGGAAGATGTGGCCGCTACAACTATGGAAGAATATTACGAATGACTTCTCCGAGGACCGAATAATTCGCACGGGTGCATTTGGAACAGTTTATAAG GGAATTCTGGAAGATGATGAGATTATTGCTGTGAAGAAACTAGCGGAAAATGCACCGCTGCCAAGTGACAACGTGTTTACTAAGGAAGTTCGAAATATTATGGCTCTAAAAAATGAAAATATACTACCCTTGGTTGGCTACTGCCGGGAAGGACAAAAGAAAATGGTGCAAAACAATGGAAGATATATTGTTGCAGACATAGTTGAAAGTGTACTCTGCTATGAATATTTACCTAAAGGAAGCCTTGCGAAGACTCTTTTTG AAGTACCCAAGAAAATAGACTGGGAGACACGATTCAAAATAATTAAAGGGGTTTGCAAGGGTTTACTCTTTCTACATAGCATTCCTATTGTTCATATGGATCTCAAGCCTGAAAATATATTGTTGGATAATTACATGCGGCCGAAAATTGCGGATTTCGGTCTCTCGAGGCTCTTCGGTCAAAAACAAACACAGATGAATACACAAACTGTCATTGGATCATA TGGATACATAGCTCCGGAGTATCTATACAGAGGCGAAATCTCCACCATGTCAGACATTTACAGTTTAGGCGTACTCATCATGGAGACCAGCACAGGAGAGAAAAATATTCTCAAGCAAAACGAACCGTCTGCAAGGGAGTTCATTAAAAAT GTACGTGAAAATTGGACAGAGGAGCGCATAGCGTCAAAGTACCCGTCGTTAGCTGCAGTTTGCCTGAACCAAATAAAAGCATGCATCAACATTGGACTAGAGTGTGTGGAGATTGATCGGCGCAAGAGACCATCCATAGAAAAAATTCTGGACACGCTCAACAGACTTCCGCAGATAGACTCCAATAACGTTCTCAGCCTGCAACCCCAGAGGATAAACTTCCCTATTGGGCCAAAGAGGTTGACCTCCAGCTCGCTTTACCTAATAAACAACAGAGATGATCGTATTGCCTTCAGGCTTGAAACCAAATTCCCAAGGAGGTGCCTTACAAAGCTTCCATTGTGTGGCGTTGTCCCGCCGAAGTGCACCTACATTCTCACTATGCTAATGCGCGAACAGAAGAAGTCGCCACCGTCGAACAGCGACGATGGTTTGATACTACAAAGCAGTATTGCACACCATGAGGACCTCGACAGTGTCGACCCAGCTTCCGTGGCCATGTTCCTTGACTCCATCGGCGATGAGGTGAAAGAGGCGAAAGTTCCGGTTGCTTGCGAACCACTAGCTGAAACAATCTCTAACGATCAG ATCATAGATGGTCCTAATTACCGGGAGGTGTTGTCTgtagatgtccatccaacagaaccATG GATCTTGACGAGCAACAAGAGGGGTCATGTTTGCATTTGGAACTACCAAACTCAG GCAGAGGTGAACTCCACTGAAGTCACTAGAGAGCCAG CATATTCGGCAAAAATTATTGAACGGGAGGGATGGTTTGTGGTTGGCAGCGGCGATGGGTGCATCTATGTGTACGATTATAACATGATGGAAGATGTAGAAATGATCGAAGAAGCTCATGATAGTCATCGCATCATGTGTTTGGCGGTTAATCCAACTCATTCATTTCTGCTGTCAGCATCTGATGACCACAATATTAAGCTTTGGGATTGGACTAACGGATGGCAGTGTACCCGAACTTTTGAGGGGCACGATGACACAGTCACACAAGTAATGTTTAACCCGAGGCACAGCAGAAGCTTCGCGAGTGCTTCCTTGGATCACGGAGTCAAG ATTTGGAATATTGATTCTGGAACGTGCAACATCACGTGGGATGGCCATTCGGGTGGTCTACTCTCTGTTCATTACCACCCACGGTATTTTCAGCAGTCTTTGATTTGTGGATCTTCAGATGGTGCCGCAAAG ATCTGGGACCTAGAGACGGACAGTTGCGTCGATACGCTCCAAGGACATGAAAAGGGTATCAGTGCTCTTTGTTGGCACCCAGAACTTCGGGCACTAGTTACTGGTTCGCTTGATGGGACCGTGCGAATCTTGAGCTGGATGTGTCATAGCAATACATACAG GCTTGAGAACGTCATTGGATTAAATCTCGGTGCTGTCAATGCTCTTGGATACCTAAAGGGATTAACAAG GATTGTGGTCGGATGCGACCAAGGAATGGCACTGATGGAAATTAACGTGATTTAA